The Heyndrickxia acidicola sequence CAGCCCGTATCGTAGGGGAAGTTATCGGTAAGTACCACCCCCACGGTGATTCTGCTGTTTACGATACCATGGTTAGGATGGCTCAGGATTTTAGCTATCGCTACATGCTGGTAGATGGACACGGAAACTTTGGTTCGGTTGATGGAGACTCTGCTGCGGCTATGCGTTATACAGAAGCGCGTATGTCTAAAATTTCGATGGAGCTTTTGCGCGATATTAACAAGGACACCATTGATTATCAGGACAACTATGATGGTTCTGAAAGAGAGCCGGTTGTTCTGCCTTCTAGATTCCCAAATCTTCTAGTAAATGGTTCATCTGGTATTGCTGTTGGGATGGCAACGAATATTCCTCCTCATCATTTAGGCGAAGTCATTGATGGAATTCTTGCTTTATCCAAAGATCCTGACATTACGATTCAAGAATTAATGGAATACATACCAGGTCCTGATTTTCCAACTGCCGGTTTAATTGTAGGCAGGAGCGGTATAAGGCGTGCTTATGAAACAGGCAGAGGTTCCATTATTCAAAGAGCGCGTGTTGAAATTGAGCAGAAGCCTAATGGAAAAGAAACCATTCTCGTTCACGAAATTCCTTATCAGGTAAATAAGGCTAAGCTTATCGAGCGAATTGCAGAACTTGTGAATGAAAAGAAAATTGAAGGAATTACAGATCTTCGCGATGAGTCAGACCGTCGGGGAATGCGCGTTGTCATTGAGGTTAGAAGAGATGCAAATGCCAATGTCATTTTAAACAATCTGTATAAACATACAGCCTTGCAAACAAGCTTTGGAATTAATCTTTTATCGCTTGTAGATGGACAGCCTAAGGTCCTAAACCTAAAACAATGCTTATATTATTACCTTGAACATCAAAAGGTTATTATACGCAGAAGAACTGAGTTTGAACTGAGAAAGGCAGAAGCGCGTGCACACATTTTAGAAGGTCTGCGCATTGCCTTAGACCATATTGATGAAATTATTCACTTGATTCGATCATCCCAAACCACAGATATCGCACGTACCGGTTTGATGGAGCAATTTGCATTATCAGAGAAGCAGGCACAGGCTATTCTGGATATGCGTCTGCAGCGTTTAACAGGATTAGAGCGGGAAAAGATTGAAGAAGAATATCAGGCTCTGGTTCAATTGATTGCTGAGCTAAAAGCAATCCTTGCAGATGAAGATAAGATTCTGGACATCATCCGCGAGGAACTGCTTGAAATTAAAGAGCGGTTTAACGACGGAAGACGCACGGAAATCGTAGCTGGCGGGATTGAACAAATTGAAGATGAAGATCTGATTCCTCGTGAAAATATTGTTGTTTCCTTGACTCACAATGGCTATATTAAACGTTTGCCTATCTCCACCTACCGCAGCCAGAAGCGAGGCGGACGCGGTGTTCAGGGAATGGGTACAAATGAAGATGACTTTGTTGAGCAATTGCTGACTACATCAACACACGATACGATTCTATTTTTTACAAATAAAGGAAAAGTATACAAATCAAAAGGCTATGAAATTCCAGAGTACAGCAGGACGGCGAAAGGGATTCCGATTATCAATCTTTTAGGAATTGATAAAGATGAATGGGTTAACGCTATTATTCCTGTTGAGGAATTTCTTGAGAACTGGTTCCTTTTCTTTACAACAAAAAGAGGCGTGTCGAAACGGACTCCTTTAACGGAGTTTGCCAACATTCGAACCAATGGCTTGATTTCCATATCTTTGAGGGATGAAGACGAACTGATTTCTGTGAGGCTCACAGATGGCCATAAAGAAATTATTATTGGAACAAAACAAGGTATGTTAATCCGTTTCCCTGAAACAGACGTACGATCTATGGGACGTACAGCAACAGGGGTTAAAGGGATTACCTTAAGTGAAAATGATGAAGTGGTAGGAATGGAAATTCTCGAAGACCACCATGATGTTTTAATTGTTACCATGAACGGCTATGGAAAACGCACTCCTGCTGCTGAGTATCGTATTCAAAGCCGTGGCGGTAAAGGAATAAAAACATGTAATATCACGGAGAAAAACGGAACTCTCATTTCAGTAAAAACCGTAACCGGCGACGAAGATATTATGTTAATAACAGCCGATGGAATTCTTATCCGTATGGCTGTGACAGATATTTCTCAATTGGGCCGGAATACACAGGGCGTAAAGCTAATCCGATTAAGTGATGAAGCTTTTGTTGCCACAGTAGCTAAGGTTGAAAAAGAAGAAGAAACCAGCGAAGAGCCAGAAGAATCCGATAGCCGAGAGGATTCTATAGAAAGTAATGCAGTGACTGAGGAAGACTCTGGGGAGGAAGAATAAGAGGCATCCAATGGATGCCTCTTTTTTTAAGATATAAGTATAAAAAGGTTATTAAATATTTTTAGCCAATCTAATTATGTCTAGGTCGAGCGCCTATCGACTAGCGGATTTATTATAGAAAACGATTATAGAAAACGGTTTTTTTATTCATTTTTGTTGATACTACATATTTCATGTTTTTGTCTGGGATGGTGAAATGAAGGTTTCCATATCACTTGAAAATTAAAAATTTTCAAGAGTTAGCCTGCCTAAGCTGCATAAATGTTCCTGCACTTAATCTATATATGGGGTGAAAATGTGAAAAAACAGGTGGATCAGGTGAGTGAAGGTACGATTGTTTTAGAAGATATTATGGGAAGGACTCAGTATCCTATTGTTAAAAAAGGGACTGTCCTAACGCATGAACACATTAACGTTTTAAAGGAATTTAAAATTCAAACAATTGATATTGAACTTAGTACTGCATCTCTTAATCCGGCAGATAGTAATGAGAAAGGGCTAGACCTGCAGGCGGAGCCTTTTAATCATTCTTATAATCATGTATTTAGTGATTTATATGATTATGCTATAAGACAATATAAAAACCATTTTATTCAATGGCAATCAGGTGCCCCTCTAAAAGTCGAGAGTATAAGAGAATATTTATACCCAATCATCGAATTTCTGGAAAAGGATGATTCCGTTCTTCGGAACCTTCATTCATTTTCTACTAAACAAGAATATATTTATCATCATGCCATTTCTGTAGGTGTTTTAAGTGGGATGCTTGCTAAAAAAATGGGATATACAAAAGGGCAGTACCTTCAGTCTGCCCTGGCAGGCTGTGTTGCTAATGCGGGTATGGCAAGGATTTCTCCAAGACTTATTAACAAAACGGCTGATTTAACAGAAGAAGAACTGAAAGAGATTAGAAATCATCCGATAAGCAGTTTAAAAATGGTGCAGAATTCTCCCCTTTTGAAAGCGGAGGGAAAGCTCGGAGTCTTCCAGCATCATGAAAGGCTTGACGGGAGCGGATATCCCCTTGGAGAAAAAGGAAAAAGAATACATAC is a genomic window containing:
- a CDS encoding HD-GYP domain-containing protein, with product MKKQVDQVSEGTIVLEDIMGRTQYPIVKKGTVLTHEHINVLKEFKIQTIDIELSTASLNPADSNEKGLDLQAEPFNHSYNHVFSDLYDYAIRQYKNHFIQWQSGAPLKVESIREYLYPIIEFLEKDDSVLRNLHSFSTKQEYIYHHAISVGVLSGMLAKKMGYTKGQYLQSALAGCVANAGMARISPRLINKTADLTEEELKEIRNHPISSLKMVQNSPLLKAEGKLGVFQHHERLDGSGYPLGEKGKRIHTNAMIIAISDVYHALTTDRPYRKKRSPFQALEVIRVDHFGQFDMGVINALFSLIADLPIGTKVKLSNGKTGELLFKKPSALTRPLIKVILTNEIIDLEKNRSIYISEIMD
- the gyrA gene encoding DNA gyrase subunit A, which gives rise to MRTSFLDYAMSVIVSRALPDVRDGLKPVHRRILYAMNDLGMTSDKAYKKSARIVGEVIGKYHPHGDSAVYDTMVRMAQDFSYRYMLVDGHGNFGSVDGDSAAAMRYTEARMSKISMELLRDINKDTIDYQDNYDGSEREPVVLPSRFPNLLVNGSSGIAVGMATNIPPHHLGEVIDGILALSKDPDITIQELMEYIPGPDFPTAGLIVGRSGIRRAYETGRGSIIQRARVEIEQKPNGKETILVHEIPYQVNKAKLIERIAELVNEKKIEGITDLRDESDRRGMRVVIEVRRDANANVILNNLYKHTALQTSFGINLLSLVDGQPKVLNLKQCLYYYLEHQKVIIRRRTEFELRKAEARAHILEGLRIALDHIDEIIHLIRSSQTTDIARTGLMEQFALSEKQAQAILDMRLQRLTGLEREKIEEEYQALVQLIAELKAILADEDKILDIIREELLEIKERFNDGRRTEIVAGGIEQIEDEDLIPRENIVVSLTHNGYIKRLPISTYRSQKRGGRGVQGMGTNEDDFVEQLLTTSTHDTILFFTNKGKVYKSKGYEIPEYSRTAKGIPIINLLGIDKDEWVNAIIPVEEFLENWFLFFTTKRGVSKRTPLTEFANIRTNGLISISLRDEDELISVRLTDGHKEIIIGTKQGMLIRFPETDVRSMGRTATGVKGITLSENDEVVGMEILEDHHDVLIVTMNGYGKRTPAAEYRIQSRGGKGIKTCNITEKNGTLISVKTVTGDEDIMLITADGILIRMAVTDISQLGRNTQGVKLIRLSDEAFVATVAKVEKEEETSEEPEESDSREDSIESNAVTEEDSGEEE